CAGCAAGAGTCAGTTGTTCCATTACTTCCCGGCCGGTAAGGCCGATCTGATGCTCGCGGTCGCGAAGTTCGAGGCCGAGCAGGTGATCGCGGAGCAGTTGCCACACCTGGCCGACCTGACCAGTTGGCGGAAGTGGCAGGCCTGGCGGCGGCGGGTGATCCAGATCTACGACGCGCAGCGCCAGCGCTGCCCGCTCTCCGCGCTGACCGCCCAACTGGGTGCCGGAGACCCCGCGACCCGGGAGATCCATGCGAACCTCCTGGACCGCTGGCAGGGTTACCTGGTCGCCGGCGTGCAGGCGCTCAAGGACTCCGGTGAGGCGGATCCCGGGGTCGATCCGCTGGTCGCGGCGACGTCGATCCTGACCGCCGTGACCGGGGGCGCCGGCATGCTGCAGGCCACCGACCGGATCAGCTACCTGCAGATCGCGCTCACCGACGCGATCGACAACCTCCGCCGACCCGTCCCCGCGACCCGCCGCAAGTCAGCCTGACCCGGCGCCGGCGTGCTCCGCGGAGAAAATCGGAGGAAACTCCGTTTCTGGGGATTAGATCGCCGCGACCGGTGGTTGGCAGTTGGTGCGGGACTCCCCGTCCCGCCTGCTTCGCTTGGAGGACACACCTGATGGAAATCGGTCTGCAGGTTCCCGACTTCACCTGGCCGAACGGCGCGCCCGCGCTCGGTGCCGAGCTCGCCGAGGTGGCCCGGACCGCTGATCGGGCCGGCTTCGGCTATCTCGCGGTGATGGACCACTTCTTCCAGATCAGCGCCGTCGGCCCGGTCGAGAACGACATGCTGGAGGCGTACACGACCCTCGGCTTCCTGGCCGCCAACACGGAGCGGGCGAAGTTGCTCGCTTTGATCACCGGCGTGCACTATCGCGAGCCGGCGCTGCTCGCGAAGGCGGTCACCACGCTCGACGTGCTGTCCGGCGGCCGCGCGGTGCTGGGGATCGGCGCGGGGTGGAACGAGGAGGAGTCCCGGGGGCTCGGCTTCCCGTTCCCGCCGCTGGCCGAGCGGTTCGAGCGGCTGGAGGAGACGTTGCGCTACGTGCTCCAGATGTGGTCCGACGACGACGGACCGTTCGAGGGCAAGCACTATCGGGCCGAGCGGTTGATGAACGTTCCGCAGGCACTGAGCAAGCCGCACCCGCCGATCATGGTCGGGGGCGGCGGCGAGAAGAAGACGCTGCGCTTCGTCGCGAAGTACGGCGATGCGTGCAACCTGTTCAACACGCCGGACGTGGCGCACAAGCTCGAGGTGCTGAAGCAGCACTGCGAGACCGAGGGCCGCGACTACGACGAGATCACCAAGACCGTCTACCAGACGATGGACACCGGCCCGAACGGCGAGAAGACCGCCGAACTCGTCGACGAGCTCGGCCGCCTGCACGAGCTCGGCTTCGACGCGGCCATCGGCGGCGTACCGACACTGCCGAACCTGGAAGCCCTGGAACGCATCGGCGCCGACGTCATCCCGGCGGCAGCCGCCTTCTGACGACCTAGCGCGGCTTCCCTTCGCGCCACTCACGCTCGAAGGGAAGCCGCCAGGCGCGTGGCGCGATCAGTTGGTGAATCGCGTTCGGGCCCCAGGTGCCCGGCGCATAAGGCTTCACCGGCGGCGGGTCCTCCAGCAGCAGCGTCGAGTTCTCCCACAGTGACTCGATGCCCTCGGCTGTCGTGAAGAGCGTGTGGTCACCGCGCATCGCGTCGAGGATGAGTCGCTCGTACGCCTCCAGGACGTCGCCGGCGGTCTCCGTCTCCTGCGTCGAGAACTGCATCGACAGCTTCTCCAGCCGCATCCCCGGGCCGGGCCGCTTGCCGTAGAACGACAGCGACACCCGCGAGGAGTCGGCCAGGTCGAAGGTCAGGTGGTCCGGGCCCTGCGACCCGACCCCGGAGCCGGTCGGGAACATCGTCTTCGGCGCCTCCTTGAAGGCGATCGAGATGATCCGCATCCCCTCGGCCATCTTCTTGCCGGTGCGCAGGTAGAACGGCACGCCGGCCCAGCGCCAGTTGTCGATCCCGACCTTCATCGCGATGAACGTCTCGGTGTCGGAGTCCGGCGCGACCCCTTCCTCGGACCGGTAACCGCCGTACTGACCCCGTACGACGTCCTCGGGGCGGATCGGCAGCATCGAGCGGAAGACCTTGTTCTTCTCCTCCGAGATCGCGCGCGGCTCCAGCGCGGTCGGTGGCTCCATCGCGACGAACGCGAGCACCTGCAGCAGGTGCGTGACGACCATGTCCTTGAACGCGCCGGTCGGTTCGTAGAAGGTGGCCCGCTGGTCGAGGCCGAGCGACTCGGGGATGTCGATCTGGACGTGGTCGATGAAGTTGCGGTTCCAGATCGGCTCGAACAGCCCGTTGGCGAACCGGAACGCGAGAATGTTCTGCGCGGCCTCCTTGCCGAGGAAGTGGTCGATCCGGAAGATCTGCGCCTCGTCGAACGTTTCGTGCACGAAGTCGTTCAGCTCGATCGCGCTCTGCAGGTTGTCACCGAACGGCTTCTCCATCACCACCCGGGCCCGGTCGACCAGGTCGGCGTCCCGGAGCATCTGGATCACCGAGCGCGCGGCCTTCGGCGGCACCGACAAGTAGTGCAGCCGCCGGGTCTCGGGGCCGAGGATCGTCTCGGCCTCCTTCACAGCGGCAGCCAGAGCGTCCGGGCCGGCCGTGGTCGGTACGTAGGTGAGGCGTTCGCAGAACCGCGCCCAGTCCTCGTCGGTGATCTTGTGGGTGCCGAAGGTGTCGACCGCTGCGCGGGCCCGGTCCCGGAACTCCTCGGTGGTCAGCTCTTCGGTCGCAGTACCGATGATCCAGACGTCCGGCGCGAACTTCGACTGCTGCAGGTACGCCAGCCCTGGCAGCAGCTTGCGCTTGGCCAGGTCGCCGGTCGCGCCGAACAACACGATCACGTGCGGTGCCAGCGGCTCCAGATCCCGCCGCGACGGACGGGCGCCGGGAGCGGGGTAGGCGATCGTCTGGGTACGGGAGTCGGGCATTCTCGGTCCTCCTACGGATGACGCTCACACCACAGGCCACAAACGGTTTCAGTGTAGGCGCGTGAGGTGAGGCGAAGAGCGCACTCAAGCGGTGTTCGTGAGTCCCTCGTAAGCAGCCATCAGAATCTCCAGCCCGCGTTCGTCTCCGAGCGGTCCTTCCTCCACCATCTGGTTCATCACGTAGGCGACGGTGAGCCGGGTGTCGAGATCGACGTACACGAGCGACCCACCCCAGCCACCCCAGGAGCAAGCCCGGCCCTGCAGGCCGTAACCCATTCCGTAGTGGATCCGCAGACCCAGTACTTCGTCCACGCCCGCGAACTGCTGCTCCAGCACGCGTTCGCAGCCCGCCTTCGACAGCAGCCGCACTCCGCGGACCTCTCCGCCACAGGCCAGGACCGACTGCACAGTGGCGACCGACCGGGCGTTCCCGAAGCCTGCGGCGGAAGGGATGGTCGCGCGCCGCCACGCCTCGGTGTTGGCGACTTCGGCCGGGACCGGCGGGTTGCCCTCGCCCCGCGACAACAACTCGGGTGCCCTGCTCGGCGCCGGGATGATCGGGGCCACCCGGTGGTCGTCCTCGGGTGACACGCCCAGCTGGAAGTCGGCACCCAGCGGGCCGGCGACTTCTTCGGCGAAGAAGACCGGCAGGCTGCGACCGGTGACGCGGCGAACGACCTCGCCGATCAGGTACCCCTGGGTGATCGCGTGATAGGCACCGACCTCGCCAGGCGCCGAGCTGGGCGCCTGCTCGGCCAGCAGTCTCGTCATCGCCGGCCAGTCGTAGAGTTGCTCGGTCCGCAGCGACTGCTCCCAGGTCGGCAGGCCCGCGGTGTGCCCCAGCACGTGCCTGACCAGCACGTTTTCCTTGCCCGCGGCACCGAATTCGGGCCAGTACGCCGCCACCGGCGCGTCCAGGTCGAGGACGCCGCGGTCGGCCAGGATCAACACGCACAACGCGCTCATCGTCTTGGTGGTGGACCAGACGCAGGTGATCGTGTCCCGCTCCCACGGCCGGGTGCGTTCGGCGTCGGCGTAACCGCCCCAGAGGTCGACCACCAGTTCGTCGCCGAGGTAGACCGCAGCGGACGCCCCGACGTCCTTGGTGTCCAGGGACTTGGTCAGAGAGTCCCGCACCGCCTCGAACCGCTCGTCGCAGCTGCCGTGGATGTCGGCCATGGGGACATCAGACACCCGGTGGCGGAGCGGGACCACTGGATTTCCGCCTCGTACCGTGGGGGTTGTCCGGATCCGCCGCCGGCGTTCGTCGGGTGGGTAGGAGTCCGGACGGCGAGGTGGAGGAGAGCTCGGATGAAGTATCTGCTGATGATCTGCGGGGACGAGTCCGCCGAGGAGTACGCCGACGCGGGGTGCGGCGGGTGGACGGAGGAGATGACGGAGCGCGGCGTCATCGCGGGCGGCGCCGGGCTGCGGCCGCCGCGCGAGGCGACCACCGTGCGGGTCCGCGACGAGGAGTTGCGGATCACCGACGGGCCGTTCGCCGAGACGAAGGAGCAGATCGGCGGGTTCGTGCTGATCGACTGCGGCGATCTGGACGAGGCCATCGAGATCGCCGCCAAGCACCCGGCGGCCGGCTACGGCACGATCGAGATCCGTCCGGTGCTGGAGTTCCCGCCGACGTGACGTTCGAGGAGGTCTACCGGCAGGAGTGGGGCCAGGTGGTCGCCACGCTGATCCGGCTGACCGGTGACTGGGAGCTGGCCGAGGAGTGCGCGCAGGAGGCGTTCGCGGCCGCTTTGGAGCGCTGGCCGCGCGACGGCGTACCGCGCAAGCCGGGTGCCTGGCTGACCACCACCGCACGCAACCGTGCGATCGACTGGCTGCGCCGCGAAGCGGTAGGGGCCGCCAAACTCAAGGAGGTGGCTGCGATGAGCGACGAACCCGAACCGGCGTACGACGTACCGGACGACCGGCTGCGGTTGATGTTCACCTGCTGCCACCCGGCGCTGGCGATGGAGGCGCGGGTCGCCCTGACGCTCCGCACGCTGGCCGGACTCAGTACGGCGGAGATCGCGCGGGCTTTCCTCGTCCCGGAAGCCACCATGTCGAAGCGGCTCACCAGGGCCAAGCAGAAGATTCAGTACGCCGGTATCCCGTACCGCGTGCCGCCCGCGCACCTGCTGCCTGAGCGGACACCC
The window above is part of the Kribbella voronezhensis genome. Proteins encoded here:
- a CDS encoding TetR/AcrR family transcriptional regulator, whose protein sequence is MERALTAKGTATRQRIVEGAALLIRADGVPNVGLDDIRAATATSKSQLFHYFPAGKADLMLAVAKFEAEQVIAEQLPHLADLTSWRKWQAWRRRVIQIYDAQRQRCPLSALTAQLGAGDPATREIHANLLDRWQGYLVAGVQALKDSGEADPGVDPLVAATSILTAVTGGAGMLQATDRISYLQIALTDAIDNLRRPVPATRRKSA
- a CDS encoding LLM class F420-dependent oxidoreductase produces the protein MEIGLQVPDFTWPNGAPALGAELAEVARTADRAGFGYLAVMDHFFQISAVGPVENDMLEAYTTLGFLAANTERAKLLALITGVHYREPALLAKAVTTLDVLSGGRAVLGIGAGWNEEESRGLGFPFPPLAERFERLEETLRYVLQMWSDDDGPFEGKHYRAERLMNVPQALSKPHPPIMVGGGGEKKTLRFVAKYGDACNLFNTPDVAHKLEVLKQHCETEGRDYDEITKTVYQTMDTGPNGEKTAELVDELGRLHELGFDAAIGGVPTLPNLEALERIGADVIPAAAAF
- the zwf gene encoding glucose-6-phosphate dehydrogenase is translated as MPDSRTQTIAYPAPGARPSRRDLEPLAPHVIVLFGATGDLAKRKLLPGLAYLQQSKFAPDVWIIGTATEELTTEEFRDRARAAVDTFGTHKITDEDWARFCERLTYVPTTAGPDALAAAVKEAETILGPETRRLHYLSVPPKAARSVIQMLRDADLVDRARVVMEKPFGDNLQSAIELNDFVHETFDEAQIFRIDHFLGKEAAQNILAFRFANGLFEPIWNRNFIDHVQIDIPESLGLDQRATFYEPTGAFKDMVVTHLLQVLAFVAMEPPTALEPRAISEEKNKVFRSMLPIRPEDVVRGQYGGYRSEEGVAPDSDTETFIAMKVGIDNWRWAGVPFYLRTGKKMAEGMRIISIAFKEAPKTMFPTGSGVGSQGPDHLTFDLADSSRVSLSFYGKRPGPGMRLEKLSMQFSTQETETAGDVLEAYERLILDAMRGDHTLFTTAEGIESLWENSTLLLEDPPPVKPYAPGTWGPNAIHQLIAPRAWRLPFEREWREGKPR
- a CDS encoding serine hydrolase domain-containing protein, yielding MADIHGSCDERFEAVRDSLTKSLDTKDVGASAAVYLGDELVVDLWGGYADAERTRPWERDTITCVWSTTKTMSALCVLILADRGVLDLDAPVAAYWPEFGAAGKENVLVRHVLGHTAGLPTWEQSLRTEQLYDWPAMTRLLAEQAPSSAPGEVGAYHAITQGYLIGEVVRRVTGRSLPVFFAEEVAGPLGADFQLGVSPEDDHRVAPIIPAPSRAPELLSRGEGNPPVPAEVANTEAWRRATIPSAAGFGNARSVATVQSVLACGGEVRGVRLLSKAGCERVLEQQFAGVDEVLGLRIHYGMGYGLQGRACSWGGWGGSLVYVDLDTRLTVAYVMNQMVEEGPLGDERGLEILMAAYEGLTNTA
- a CDS encoding YciI family protein encodes the protein MKYLLMICGDESAEEYADAGCGGWTEEMTERGVIAGGAGLRPPREATTVRVRDEELRITDGPFAETKEQIGGFVLIDCGDLDEAIEIAAKHPAAGYGTIEIRPVLEFPPT